From Brassica oleracea var. oleracea cultivar TO1000 chromosome C3, BOL, whole genome shotgun sequence, a single genomic window includes:
- the LOC106328619 gene encoding uncharacterized protein LOC106328619 isoform X2, with translation MVSNIITSLSMTLVLPHSFTRPANTRIICSLENPTESKEALRKHFVSGFAAILLLSQAGQGVALDLSSRYHNICQLGSASVEGNKPTLPLDDDPEAMMMMMMRGMTAKNFDPVRYSGRWFEVASLKRGFAGQGQEDCHCTQGLYTFDMKEPAIRVDTFCVHGSPDGYITGIRGKVQCVGAQDLEKTETDLEKQEMIKEKCYLRFPTIPFIPKLPYDVIATDYDNYALVSGAKDRSFVQVYSRTPNPGPEFIAKYKDYLAQFGYDPEKIKDTPQDCEVMSDGQLAAMMSMPGMEKTLTNQFPDLELRKSVQFDPFTSVFETLKKLVPLYFK, from the exons ATGGTAAGTAACATCATAACTAGCCTGTCAATGACACTAGTTCTTCCTCATAGCTTCACTCGACCTGCAAATACAAG AATTATATGTTCCTTGGAGAATCCCACTGAAAGCAAGGAGGCTTTGAGAAAGCATTTTGTTTCAGGCTTTGCTGCCATTTTGCTTCTCTCTCAGGCAGGCCAG GGTGTTGCCTTGGATCTCTCTTCACGTTATCACAACATTTGCCAACTGGGAAGTGCTTCTGTGGAAGGAAACAAGCCTACTCTTCCACTTGATGATGACCCGGAAGCGATGATGATGATGATGATGAGAGGCATGACTGCTAAGAACTTTGACCCAGTTAGGTACTCTGGAAGATGGTTCGAAGTGGCTTCTCTTAAGCGTGGCTTTGCTGGTCAAGGCCAAGAAGATTGCCATTGTACACAG GGCTTATACACGTTTGATATGAAGGAACCAGCTATACGGGTGGATACGTTTTGTGTTCACGGTAGCCCTGATGGGTATATAACTGGAATCAGAGGAAAAGTTCAATGCGTTGGAGCACAAGACCTGGAGAAAACTGAGACTGACTTAGAAAAGCAAGAGATGATTAAAGAGAAATGTTACCTTCGATTTCCCACCATTCCTTTCATTCCCAAGTTGCCTTATGATGTCATAGCTACAGATTACGACAACTACGCTCTTGTTTCTGGAGCCAAAGACAGGAGCTTTGTTCAG GTATACTCAAGGACACCTAACCCGGGACCTGAGTTCATAGCCAAGTACAAAGACTATTTGGCACAGTTTGGCTACGACCCGGAGAAAATAAAGGATACTCCACAGGACTGTGAAGTGATGTCTGATGGTCAGCTAGCTGCTATGATGTCCATGCCAGGTATGGAGAAAACGCTGACAAACCAGTTTCCAGATCTTGAATTAAGAAAGTCAGTCCAGTTTGATCCCTTCACTAGTGTGTTTGAAACTTTGAAGAAACTGGTCCCACTCTATTTCAAGTAG
- the LOC106328619 gene encoding uncharacterized protein LOC106328619 isoform X1, with the protein MVSNIITSLSMTLVLPHSFTRPANTRCSVVRRINSRSHYSDRIICSLENPTESKEALRKHFVSGFAAILLLSQAGQGVALDLSSRYHNICQLGSASVEGNKPTLPLDDDPEAMMMMMMRGMTAKNFDPVRYSGRWFEVASLKRGFAGQGQEDCHCTQGLYTFDMKEPAIRVDTFCVHGSPDGYITGIRGKVQCVGAQDLEKTETDLEKQEMIKEKCYLRFPTIPFIPKLPYDVIATDYDNYALVSGAKDRSFVQVYSRTPNPGPEFIAKYKDYLAQFGYDPEKIKDTPQDCEVMSDGQLAAMMSMPGMEKTLTNQFPDLELRKSVQFDPFTSVFETLKKLVPLYFK; encoded by the exons ATGGTAAGTAACATCATAACTAGCCTGTCAATGACACTAGTTCTTCCTCATAGCTTCACTCGACCTGCAAATACAAG ATGCTCTGTGGTTAGGAGGATCAACAGTAGATCTCATTATTCTGACAGAATTATATGTTCCTTGGAGAATCCCACTGAAAGCAAGGAGGCTTTGAGAAAGCATTTTGTTTCAGGCTTTGCTGCCATTTTGCTTCTCTCTCAGGCAGGCCAG GGTGTTGCCTTGGATCTCTCTTCACGTTATCACAACATTTGCCAACTGGGAAGTGCTTCTGTGGAAGGAAACAAGCCTACTCTTCCACTTGATGATGACCCGGAAGCGATGATGATGATGATGATGAGAGGCATGACTGCTAAGAACTTTGACCCAGTTAGGTACTCTGGAAGATGGTTCGAAGTGGCTTCTCTTAAGCGTGGCTTTGCTGGTCAAGGCCAAGAAGATTGCCATTGTACACAG GGCTTATACACGTTTGATATGAAGGAACCAGCTATACGGGTGGATACGTTTTGTGTTCACGGTAGCCCTGATGGGTATATAACTGGAATCAGAGGAAAAGTTCAATGCGTTGGAGCACAAGACCTGGAGAAAACTGAGACTGACTTAGAAAAGCAAGAGATGATTAAAGAGAAATGTTACCTTCGATTTCCCACCATTCCTTTCATTCCCAAGTTGCCTTATGATGTCATAGCTACAGATTACGACAACTACGCTCTTGTTTCTGGAGCCAAAGACAGGAGCTTTGTTCAG GTATACTCAAGGACACCTAACCCGGGACCTGAGTTCATAGCCAAGTACAAAGACTATTTGGCACAGTTTGGCTACGACCCGGAGAAAATAAAGGATACTCCACAGGACTGTGAAGTGATGTCTGATGGTCAGCTAGCTGCTATGATGTCCATGCCAGGTATGGAGAAAACGCTGACAAACCAGTTTCCAGATCTTGAATTAAGAAAGTCAGTCCAGTTTGATCCCTTCACTAGTGTGTTTGAAACTTTGAAGAAACTGGTCCCACTCTATTTCAAGTAG